The following proteins come from a genomic window of Dreissena polymorpha isolate Duluth1 chromosome 1, UMN_Dpol_1.0, whole genome shotgun sequence:
- the LOC127851275 gene encoding histone-lysine N-methyltransferase, H3 lysine-79 specific-like, protein MELKVWVDGIKRVVCGVTDNTTCQDIVIALAQAMGRTGRFTLIEKWRENERPLAPTECPLIVLQKWGEFAMEVKLILYESGTRKKHKSGGEKENTGVNPPDRFAHSFTPPIKTSEAVVIRRSLTFSGGRKSNGGPRQELFNDSQRHNGNPAIIAPPVKNLFLGQPEKLTSDSNSMSSNSSYASQNSMLMQTHQRSSSHERPPNISYEHPQPSTLMHSLPQPLDNHFSTLPHPANQRLVDSKQVAHVTPAITQPIPNHKPQIPSASNTGVKPNNVPMANVSSNSSYSVGQISNHSDTAPKFSSAFQPVSRKDVRQKQNHYQQKPDIPVYTDVRQTSHKHNSAEMYDLDNNFPDVVKETGREFLIEEYHVPGNQGQGGSNHRNRAIWEEEERVKLLRLVTMQNERIKMQDSQLDIINTEISSREQKLEDLKLHIGQVTEEISKLNALSEAKQQEIQALDNGKLIDDMEEEKVKEKEIKNEISGLRDRLQKCENDLKQFQIKVNKCSTDLEHEQDVLKTDEKRRKEEVLRLQNEISELKKDLNERMRESEEKGRQFAHVEEELKGISEELAKKTEDLMTTEKELNRENLKFFQPQQSSGTKSVEANGEAVLKVLEGGVKSQMSAHGSRARILSNPLTILDVANNKPGVWV, encoded by the exons ATGGAGCTAAAGGTATGGGTGGATGGAATCAAACGAGTTGTATGCGGTGTTACTGATAATACTACCTGCCAGGATATTGTTATTGCACTCGCCCAAGCTATGGGGCGAACTGGGCGCTTCACGCTCATTGAGAAATGGAGGGAAAATGAGCGCCCCCTTGCCCCCACGGAGTGCCCTTTAATCGTGTTACAGAAATGGGGCGAGTTTGCGATGGAGGTGAAATTAATTTTGTATGAATCTGGGACACGAAAGAAGCATAAAAGTGGTGGTGAAAAGGAGAATACGGGTGTAAATCCTCCAGACAGGTTTGCACACAGTTTTACGCCACCCATTAAGACGAGCGAGGCAGTAGTAATAAGGCGGTCGCTAACATTCAGCGGTGGAAGGAAGTCAAATGGTGGTCCAAGGCAGGAATTGTTTAACGATTCACAGCGGCACAATGGAAATCCTGCTATAATTGCACCACCtgtaaaaaatttgtttttaggACAGCCAGAAAAGTTGACAAGTGACAGTAATTCAATGTCAAGTAATTCCTCTTATGCATCACAGAATTCAATGTTAATGCAAACACATCAGCGGTCATCATCGCATGAAAGACCACCAAATATTTCATATGAACATCCTCAGCCTTCAACCCTGATGCATTCCTTGCCACAACCACTAGATAATCATTTCAGTACATTACCACATCCAGCAAATCAAAGACTCGTAGATTCAAAACAAGTTGCCCATGTAACTCCAGCAATTACACAGCCGATTCCAAACCACAAACCGCAAATACCATCAGCGTCAAATACTGGTGTTAAACCCAATAATGTTCCTATGGCAAATGTATCAAGCAACTCGTCCTATTCTGTGGGGCAAATATCAAACCACTCGGACACTGCTCCAAAATTTTCGTCAGCTTTTCAGCCAGTCTCAAGAAAAGACGTGAGGCAAAAACAAAACCACTATCAGCAAAAACCTGACATTCCTGTGTACACTGATGTTCGACAGACTAGTCACAAGCACAACAGCGCAGAAATGTATGACCTCGACAACAACTTCCCCGATGTTGTCAAGGAAACGGGGCGTGAGTTCCTAATTGAGGAATATCATGTCCCAGGAAACCAAGGTCAGGGTGGCAGTAACCATAGGAACAGAGCTATTTGGGAGGAAGAGGAAAGGGTAAAACTACTCCGCCTTGTTACTATGCAGAACGAGCGCATTAAAATGCAGGATTCCCAACTGGATATTATTAACACAG AAATAAGTTCGAGAGAGCAGAAGCTTGAAGACTTAAAACTGCACATTGGTCAGGTGACAGAAGAAATTTCGAAACTGAATGCCCTAAGTGAGGCCAAACAACAAGAGATTCAGGCTCTAGACAATGGTAAACTCATTGATGATATGGAAGAAGAGAAGGTGAAagagaaagaaataaaaaatgaaataagtgGACTACGGGATCGTCTTCAGAAATGTGAGAACGATCTTAAACAGTTTCAGATCAAAGTGAACAAATGTTCGACAGATTTAGAGCATGAACAAGATGTGCTAAAAACAGACGAGAAACGACGAAAGGAGGAAGTTTTGAGACTGCAAAATGAGATTTCAGAATTAAAGAAAGATCTTAATGAACGAATGAGGGAGAGTGAGGAGAAGGGTAGACAGTTTGCACATGTGGAAGAGGAGCTCAAAGGAATCAGTGAGGAGTTAGCTAAGAAGACTGAAGATCTGATGACTACAGAGAAAGAACTCAACCGAGAGAACCTGAAATTCTTCCAGCCACAACAGAGCAGCGGTACCAAGTCTGTGGAGGCCAATGGAGAAG